A single window of Gambusia affinis linkage group LG18, SWU_Gaff_1.0, whole genome shotgun sequence DNA harbors:
- the LOC122820241 gene encoding dynactin subunit 6-like — translation MSDAKQMIAPKSAKIAAGAVVCVESEIRGDITIGARTVVHPKARIIAEAGPIIIGEGNLIEEQVLIINSYPENIMPDSEGVEPKTMIIGTNNVFEVGCVSQALKIGDNNVIESKADVGRNVMLTSGCIVGACCQVNTCEVVPENTVVYGSSCIRRVQSEKPQPQTLQLDFLMKILPNYHHLKKTVKGSGTPLRN, via the exons ATGTCAGACGCGAAGCAAATGATTGCACCTAAAAG TGCTAAAATAGCAGCTGGAGCTGTTGTGTGCGTTGAGAGTGAAATAAGAGGAGATATCACCATTG GTGCTAGAACAGTCGTCCACCCAAAAGCTCGGATCATAGCCGAGGCAGGGCCCATTATAATTGGGGAGGGTAATCTAATAGAAGAGCAAGTTCTTATTATTAACAG TTATCCTGAGAATATAATGCCAGACTCGGAGGGAGTTGAGCCTAAAACGATGATCATTGGGACCAATAATGTGTTTGAAGTGGGGTGCG TATCCCAAGCTTTGAAAATTGGAGACAACAATGTGATTGAGTCCAAGG CTGATGTGGGGAGAAACGTGATGCTGACCAGCGGCTGCATCGTCGGCGCGTGCTGCCAGGTGAACACGTGCGAAGTCGTGCCCGAGAACACGGTAGTTTACGGCTCAAGCTGCATCAGGCGTGTGCAGAGCGAAAAGCCGCAG CCACAGACCCTGCAGCTCGACTTCCTCATGAAGATCCTTCCCAACTATCACCACTTGAAGAAAACAGTGAAAGGAAGCGGCACGCCTTTAAGAAACTGA